CCGATCGCTGGCTGTAATCGAGTCGAGCACTGCCGCGAGTTCGTAGTAGCGCCAGAGATCGATGGGACAGAGCAGTTGGCGTATCGCCAGTTTCAGACTACGCCGCGTCCGGGCCCGCGGCAGCATCGCTAACGACGAGCGGAACCCCGCCCACCACCAACGCGCAAACCTCGGCGCGGGGGTCATGTTGGAACCGCGCGTGCGCGGTTACGCGCCGAGTTTCTCGCGCAGCGCCGCAAGTTGATCGGCCAATTGGGTGTTCAATGGTCCGCCGCCGTTGTCCGCATGCTTGATGGCCTGACCGCCCTTGCTCCCGCGCATGGCCGACTTCAATTCCGCCGCGGTTTCTTTGTCGCGCCGGCTGGGACGACGGGGCGCCCGTTGGTCGTCGCGCGGCCGTTCGTCGCGCTGGGGCTTGCGTTCGCGTGGACGATCATGTCCGTCCCGGTGTTCGTCGCGCCCGCGGTCACGGCCGTGGTGCGGGCGTGCGTGTTCGTGTGGACGCCCGTGCGCGGGCGGAGCGCCCGCTGGTTGGTCGTGCGGCGCATGGTGACGGCGCTCGGCGCGCTCCGGGCGCTGCCGCGGCTCCGGCGGCGGAAGCAGCGCTTTGATCGAGAGCGAAATGCGCGGAAGCGCCTTGTCCACTTTGATGACTTTCACCTTGACCACGTCGCCGACGCGCACGACTTCACGCGGGTCTTGCACAAACCGGTTCGCGAGTTCCGACAGATGCACAAGGCCGTCCTGATGCACGCCGATGTCAACGAACGCGCCGAAGTCCGTGACATTCGTAACGACACCCTCTATTTCCATGCCCTCTTCCAGGGCCTGGACCGAGTCCACGCCATCGAGGAACTTGGGGACCTTGAACTCGCGGCGCGGGTCGCGGCCTGGCTTGTGCAGTTCTTGGCGAATATCGTGCAGCGCGAGCGCGCCGACGGTCTCCGTTTCGAGGGCGCGCAGGTCGATCTCGTCAACCCGCGACGGCTTCTCGAGCAAGGTCGGCACGTCCACGCCAATCCGCCCGGCCAACTGCTCGACCACGGGATAGGCCTCGGGGTGAATGCCGGTCGCATCGAGCGGCTGGTCCCCGCCACGCACGCGGAGGAACCCCGCGCATTGCTCGAACACTTTGGGCCCCACGCCTTGCACTTCCAGGAGCTCCCGGCGGTTCTTGAATCCGCCGTGTTCCGTCCGGAACGCGACAATGTTCACCGCCGTATCGGACTGAATTCCGCTTACGTACTTCAGCAATGCGACCGACGCCGTGTTCACGTCTACGCCGACGGCATTCACGCACGAGACCACCGTCTTGTGCAGGCCCTCGCGCAGCGCGCGCTGGTTCACGTCGTGCTGGTACTGTCCGACGCCGATATGCCGCGGCTCGATCTTCACAAGTTCGGCGAGCGGATCCTGCATGCGGCGCGCAATCGAAATCGCGCCGCGAAGCGTGACGTCGAGTTCCGCAAACTCGTCCCGCGCGATTTTGGACGCGGAGTAGATAGACGCGCCCGCCTCGTTCACAAGCACCATGAACACCCCATTCGAACTGACTTTCGCGAGCGCCTGGCGAATGAACTTCGCGACTTC
This genomic window from Candidatus Hydrogenedentota bacterium contains:
- a CDS encoding helix-hairpin-helix domain-containing protein is translated as MLEDRFLQLISNHTRVPIPRVVKTIELFSGGATIPFVARYRKDATGNLNEVQLEAIAEQHAYFAELTSRRAFVLDAIEKQGQLTDSLRAAILECTSQTLLEDLYLPYKKAKRTKATVAREKGLSPLADFIWAQTAGDQPLETFAQTFVRAEKAVASVEEAMEGAKHILAERVSVDLEARALVRDRMHQHGSIAAHPTKNAEGKHTKFEAYYTFSEPVAKIPSHRYLAVHRGVKEGFLRMELALDDARMVAELQGKYLKSPDGEFAAHVREVIEDSYQRLLRPSIENEVLRQVQERADAEAIRVFRENAHNLLLAPPAGPMTVIGVDPGLKTGCKLAVIDATGAFVESATVFPTPPQNDFETSEKVLLALIEKHQAKAVAIGNGTGSREVAKFIRQALAKVSSNGVFMVLVNEAGASIYSASKIARDEFAELDVTLRGAISIARRMQDPLAELVKIEPRHIGVGQYQHDVNQRALREGLHKTVVSCVNAVGVDVNTASVALLKYVSGIQSDTAVNIVAFRTEHGGFKNRRELLEVQGVGPKVFEQCAGFLRVRGGDQPLDATGIHPEAYPVVEQLAGRIGVDVPTLLEKPSRVDEIDLRALETETVGALALHDIRQELHKPGRDPRREFKVPKFLDGVDSVQALEEGMEIEGVVTNVTDFGAFVDIGVHQDGLVHLSELANRFVQDPREVVRVGDVVKVKVIKVDKALPRISLSIKALLPPPEPRQRPERAERRHHAPHDQPAGAPPAHGRPHEHARPHHGRDRGRDEHRDGHDRPRERKPQRDERPRDDQRAPRRPSRRDKETAAELKSAMRGSKGGQAIKHADNGGGPLNTQLADQLAALREKLGA